One Oncorhynchus masou masou isolate Uvic2021 chromosome 18, UVic_Omas_1.1, whole genome shotgun sequence DNA window includes the following coding sequences:
- the LOC135505065 gene encoding RNA-binding protein with serine-rich domain 1-like isoform X1 has translation MAPSPVRRKEHMDDKAKERGKEKMGATKEKAEKDRGREKEKGRKRRSSTGSSRSSSSSSSGSSSGSSSGSSSSSASSCSGSSSSRSSSSTSSGSPSRRRHDNHRRSRSKSKSSVKKDDKERRKRSPSPRPTKVYLGRLTRNVVKEHIQEIFSSYGKIKMIDMPVDRLLSHLSKGYAYVEFENADEAEKALKEMDGGQIDGQEITATAVLAPRVIRPPPRRPSPPRRMPPPPPMWRRTPPRLRRRSRSPRRRSPVRRRTRSRSPGRRRHRSRSSSNSSR, from the exons AT GGCGCCTTCTCCAGTGAGGAGGAAGGAGCATATGGATGACAAGGCAAAAGAGCGAGGGAAGGAGAAAATGGGTGCCACCAAGGAGAAAGCTGAGAAGGACAGGggcagggagaaggagaagggacgCAAGCGACGAAGCTCCACTGGGAGCAGCAG GTCCAGCTCCAGTAGCAGCTCTGGCTCCAGCTCCGGTTCTTCCAGCGGCTCCAGTTCCTCCTCTGCCTCAAGCTGCTCCGGGTCTTCCAGCTCCCGATCTTCTAGCTCAACCAGCTCCGGGTCGCCCAGTCGCCGCCGCCACGACAACCACCGCCGCTCACGGTccaa ATCCAAGTCATCAGTGAAAAAGGATGACAAGGAGAGGCGTAAGAGGAGCCCCAGCCCCCGACCAACCAAGGTGTACCTGGGCCGCCTCACCAGAAACGTTGTCAAG GAACACATCCAGGAGATCTTCAGCTCCTATGGCAAAATCAAGATGATTGACATGCCTGTGGACAGGCTCCTCTCACACCTGTCAAAGGGCTACGCCTACGTGGAGTTTGAGAATGCCGATGAGGCCGAGAAGGCTCTTAAAGAAATGGATGGAG GTCAGATTGACGGACAGGAGATCACAGCCACTGCCGTGCTGGCTCCTAGGGTAATACGCCCGCCCCCTCGCAGGCCCTCCCCCCCTCGCAGGATGCCCCCACCACCCCCGATGTGGCGACGCACCCCTCCACGCCTGAGGAGAAG GTCTCGGTCACCGCGGAGACGCTCTCCGGTTCGCCGCAGGACTCGTTCGCGCTCACCCGGTCGCAGACGCCACCGCTCACGCTCCAGCTCCAATTCCTCCCGGTAG
- the LOC135505065 gene encoding RNA-binding protein with serine-rich domain 1-like isoform X2, whose protein sequence is MDDKAKERGKEKMGATKEKAEKDRGREKEKGRKRRSSTGSSRSSSSSSSGSSSGSSSGSSSSSASSCSGSSSSRSSSSTSSGSPSRRRHDNHRRSRSKSKSSVKKDDKERRKRSPSPRPTKVYLGRLTRNVVKEHIQEIFSSYGKIKMIDMPVDRLLSHLSKGYAYVEFENADEAEKALKEMDGGQIDGQEITATAVLAPRVIRPPPRRPSPPRRMPPPPPMWRRTPPRLRRRSRSPRRRSPVRRRTRSRSPGRRRHRSRSSSNSSR, encoded by the exons ATGGATGACAAGGCAAAAGAGCGAGGGAAGGAGAAAATGGGTGCCACCAAGGAGAAAGCTGAGAAGGACAGGggcagggagaaggagaagggacgCAAGCGACGAAGCTCCACTGGGAGCAGCAG GTCCAGCTCCAGTAGCAGCTCTGGCTCCAGCTCCGGTTCTTCCAGCGGCTCCAGTTCCTCCTCTGCCTCAAGCTGCTCCGGGTCTTCCAGCTCCCGATCTTCTAGCTCAACCAGCTCCGGGTCGCCCAGTCGCCGCCGCCACGACAACCACCGCCGCTCACGGTccaa ATCCAAGTCATCAGTGAAAAAGGATGACAAGGAGAGGCGTAAGAGGAGCCCCAGCCCCCGACCAACCAAGGTGTACCTGGGCCGCCTCACCAGAAACGTTGTCAAG GAACACATCCAGGAGATCTTCAGCTCCTATGGCAAAATCAAGATGATTGACATGCCTGTGGACAGGCTCCTCTCACACCTGTCAAAGGGCTACGCCTACGTGGAGTTTGAGAATGCCGATGAGGCCGAGAAGGCTCTTAAAGAAATGGATGGAG GTCAGATTGACGGACAGGAGATCACAGCCACTGCCGTGCTGGCTCCTAGGGTAATACGCCCGCCCCCTCGCAGGCCCTCCCCCCCTCGCAGGATGCCCCCACCACCCCCGATGTGGCGACGCACCCCTCCACGCCTGAGGAGAAG GTCTCGGTCACCGCGGAGACGCTCTCCGGTTCGCCGCAGGACTCGTTCGCGCTCACCCGGTCGCAGACGCCACCGCTCACGCTCCAGCTCCAATTCCTCCCGGTAG